From the genome of Blautia hydrogenotrophica DSM 10507:
ATTTTTCGCTGCATTTTAAATCGCGAATGGCTCTTAGAACAGCTTTGTGTTCTCTTGTATATTGCCTTCCGCTTTCTTCATCATAGTAGGTAAATGTTTCTGCTATTCTCAGGCTTGTTGTAACTAACTTTTCCTCATATCTTTTCCCAACAATTTCTACTAACATAAACTCAATCTCCTTTTCTGGTTTATTTGTTTAATCCTCTCGATTTCGATAGGTTTAAAAATAACCACCGCCCGATAAGGAACAGTGGTTATTCATTGTCTTACATATTCTAAAAAATCTCAAAATATTGAACCATGAAATTGTTAGTTCAAAATCAGTTAAATATTTGAACTATTCAAAAATTCTAAACAGTTGCACTCTAACCCTCATGCTGGGAGATAGATTTAGGATCACCAAACCTTTCTATTTCGTCTCTTTGTTGTCAATGGCCTGATTCTTTCTGCTGTACGTCGCCGCACTAATTCCCAAAAGAACTCCCAGGAAAGTATCAACCGCCGTAATAGTTCCAACGATCTCTTCTCCATAAGGAAATCCCCAAATTCCAGCAAGGGCAAAATACAATGTACCCAATGCGGGAAGTGCAATTTGAGCGACATATTTCAAAATATTGTAAACTTTATCGTTGATCTGCATTTGTGTTCCTCCTTTCTGCGCAAAAAAAGGAACCTTGTTTCCAAGATTCCTCTTTTCTTATTCCTTCTATCTTATATTATAATTCATATTTAAACCTTGTAGGTACTCATATTTCCAAAGAATCCCCATAGCCAACAATTCTTGTATACCTACTCGTAAGGCGTTTGATTGACGGGTCTGTGGACTGAATTAATTCCGGCCCCATACTTCTTCTGAATCCCATACTGGTAAGACAAGCATGTGATAAATCATCAATCTCATATGCTTGTGTTAAAGCTCTCTGCCCTTTCGTGTAAATATCAATCTGTGCCGTCGGTGTTACCGCAGCCTCATCTCCCTTTAAATCCCAATCGCTACCCGGAATACCTGTAAAGTACATTGTGGCGTAAGGTAATTTTGTAACCGTAGCACTGTTTTCCATTGAGTATCCGGTTACTTTATCCTTTATTGCGTCAGTCCATTGAGAATAAATTGTGTTTATCATTTCTAAGATTGTCATTTAATTACCGCCATCTCCTTTTTTGGTATATGTTGGTTTAAAAAGTTCTTTCCCTCTAACCCCTCTTTTATATCTATTCATAATTGTTTTTCTCCCAATTCCAGTTTCCCTTTCCCAATCGCATAGTCTTTTTGTAATTCCTTCCACTTCTATAAATGTGTTATTCTTTTGTGGTTTGTAAATCTTATCCTTTGAAATCAAATCTGAGACTGTGTATATTCCTTTTTTGTATCTTATATACCTTGTACGCAGTGTTGACATAGAAATTCCGTATTCTTTTTCTATGTCTTTTAAAGTCTTTTCTTCTCCATCAATAACAACTTTTCTTGTGACTCTTTTATTATAGTTCTGCGTTTCGCAATCGGCCCATCTACAATTTTCCGGACAATAGTTTCCATTTACATCAATTCGATCTATAGTCTTATTCTCAAAAAACTATGATACCGATTAGCAAAATACTGGATATGGCGATTAAAGATTTTATCAATAAAAATGTGGAAAAATAATCAGCCAAATATCTCTTTCGCCACTTCATTAACACTTTTCATTATTTCGACTGATGCACGATACACAGGCATTTTTGCCTGAACGCCGAAAGTGTGATGAACTTTTCCATCATCTCCATAGTAATACCACCCTGTTGGGCTTTCCCAGTTATCATACGGCGGATTTTGCTGTGGAGCATTTGATGGATATGTGCCAGGACCATAGCCCAACTCCGCCACTTTTGGATTTTTTGTACCACTGTAGCGAATACCGCTTCCAAATTCCAGAAATAAAATGTACGGGCCAGAAATTATTATCTTTGCCCGTACTATATTTCCACTGGTATCAATTTCATAACTGACTTTAGTAGAGGGCTGATAATCCTCTAGTTTTCCTTCTCTAAGTACTGTATTCGCGACCTGAACGCCAATTTCCGATAACCGCCTACAAATCTCCTCGCATTTCCTCGACAAATCATTCTTATACTGTTCTATCTGCCGGATTGCCTGTTGTAACGATTTTCCGCCATCAAGGAGATTGATTTTCATTGTTTTTCGTACCATTACTGTTTCTTCACTTTCATATTCCACGCTTTAATTTGTTTATTTAATGGTTCAGAAGATAGTAGCCATGTATCCGGTCTCATTTTACATTTTCTTGTATGATGTGCGTTTATATATGGTTTATCAAATAAAATATCTATGTATGCTCTACCACCACAATATTTGCATGGTTCTAAGTGAATTTTTTCGTTAATAACGACCATCATTGATTCCCTCCCACTTTGCTTATCCCATACCTCGCCACGCTTCCCTTTTTCGTGTCCAAAATCTTAACCAGCCGATAATCTGGCGGCGTAACTGGCGTATATCCATCTTCCTCCATAACCAGATTTCCAGTCTCATCCAACTCAGGCTCTACATCAACAAATACCCCCATTCCCTCAACTGGATTGAAAGGCTTACTTTTAGATTTATAATGAGTAACATATCGGTCATAGTTAGGTACAATCCCAGCCGCTATTTCCTCCGGTGTGCCGCTAGTTGCGCTTACGGTTTGTTTGCGCATTTCCGGCTTTCCATATTTTATTATATTATCTATTCCCTCGTGGATTTCTTCTATCGTAACCCACCATACTTTTTGTCTATCTCTTACTGGACTTCTATGCATACATTACCTCCTACGCAACAAGTTTTTCCATATGATAAGGAACAACATGAATCGCCTGTTCTCCTAATACCGAATAGGCTATACCAAATATCTGTCGTCCATAATCAGCAAGCAGGTTCGCACAAAATTCTTCCATTTCAATCCAGAATCGTTTCTTGCACATTCTATGAATTTCATTCACAAGTCCATAAGAGAACATTACGCAATGTCCAAGCTCATGAATAAGCACATGATTTAAAAACTCTCCTTTAAGACGATCTGATAGATAAATCGTCATAGTTTCTGGGTCGGTTACTGCACAGGTCAAAACATTTGTCCTGTCCACCAAAATAGGATTGCTTGGATTCGTCCACTGTACATTCCAATGAATCCCATTTATATAAAATTCATCTATCATGGTATCACCACCTTATTGACAATTAAACTATTTCTGATATAATCAATATAAATAACAGGGAACGCAAAGCCGTCAGTAGACCCTTGAAAAGTTGAAATTCCTTTCCATGTAAAACGTCGGGCAAGAGCCTATAGGCTCTTTTTTATTTTCTATTTAAAGAAATGCCACGATTATTTTAATAACCGTGATGCTTCCTGTTTCTTATTAAAAAATGCTTAAAGAATATCCAGTTCTTGAAATACCTTGAAGATTTTTGGAGACTGGATTGCATAGAAATCTATCATTTCTTCTCCCATAGCCCACGGAACATCAGCGCAAAAGCTATTTTGCCACAAACCACTCTCGAACATGAACGCATGTAGAATTTCGTGACGAATAACCCTCTTTCTATGTTCTTCTCTGCTTTCGTATCCGAATTTCTGTTCTTTCACTTCTTCATCCGTGTATAGGCGGACGTGGATTTTCTTAACTGTCGGGTCGCAATATCCATCACAATCAGCAAATGCCTTGTCCTGTTCTATCGTCTGAAAAATAATGTTCCATTCCGTTCCCAAAATATTTACTTTACAGTCCTGCATAGCTCCTCCTGTCAAATGCTCCGAATCAGTTCTTTTACATCCTCATACATATCTTTATAGGGAATGTCTGTTTTCAATAAATTTTCCAGTCGCATATCAATCAGCGTTTCCAAAGACTTCAACCGCAAAAGTGTTTTCTGGTCTAAATCATCTCTTCTCCCGGCTTCGATTCCCAAACAGTTCTGAACCAGCTTCGTGAAATTCTGGTAGTACATATCTGCATGGGTGCTGCCCTGCGATTTTGCGTACTCCACATATTTCTTGATTGTGTCCGTTTCCATCCGGCGTACTTTCTTTGTCTCTTCTCTGGTCTTTAACCGCTCTTCTCCTTTTCCGTCCAGAACATAGAATCCATTTACACGGATTTGCTTTAATACCTTTGTTACCCATTTTGTAAACAGCTTGGCTTCTGGTTTGTTGCTTCTGAACGCCATATTATAAACAGCTTCTTCAGATACAAATGTTTCTCCGTAATTGTTCAATGGTGAATTAAAATTCCGGGTGTAGAAAACTCCGACACCCGAAATCATTTCATTAGTAAATTTCTTCTTTTCTGAACGATCAATATTTCTTAGTGTATCACGAATATTTGCGATCCCTAATTCTTCTCCAACATCAATCGCACTAAACCATATTTCGCTCCTGTTTTTACTACAAATTATTCTTACATTACGTTCTTCAAAAATACTTACCATGCTACCACATCTCCTTTATAATTAAATTTTGTAATCAAAAAGAGCTAAACTCTCATAGAAAGCCAGCCCTTTTCATCTTTTCTTTTTCAACTCAAAATCTCTGTATCGTCTTTCCATTACTGTTTAAAAGGTAAATCGTTGTATTTCCTGAAAAAATCAAAGTCTTATTATTATGAGAAATTTCTCCATCTAAAAGCACAGCCACCTTAACCGCCTTTTCAGCATTAAGTCTTTCTTCATCGGACATTACTCCATCCATATCAAAGTACATCTTATTCTCTGGGTTTACTTCTAAATTCAAAACCTCTAACAAATCGTCTTTTGAGATTTTTGGCATTTCAGATAAATCCACCTTAGATAACGAAATACTTTCCGCTTCTTGATAAATTTTTTTGTTACCCTTGCTAATCTGTAAAATCATCTTTATTCCTACCTTTCTATCTTTCTTTTTATATTCAAAAGAGCCTGTTGCTCTAAAGCAACAAGCCCTTCTGTTTCCTTATTTACATACTCTGGACAAATTTAACCATATCCTGCTTCAATGCCTGCCATGCCGCCGGATCAGCGTCAGCCTTTACCTCGCTGAAAGAATCCATAAAGTCTTTCGCATAACGTTTCATGTATTCCTCCATGTGCTTTTTATCCTCTGGATTTTTGGACTCTGTATAGTGGCGTCTATACTCAGACATGCGATCATAAGATTCGCCGTATCTGGAAGGTCTGTTCATACCATCATATCCATATCTGCCATTATCGGAACCGCCTCCGGTATTCGACATATTTCCACTGTAGTTTCCGTTTCTTCCGCTTGTATAACCCATACGATAGCCAGTCATCGGATAAGGGATTTCATCGTACATTCCATCATACTCATCCATCTCCGGCATTATATGAAGATACGGGGTATATCCAGCGGAACGTCCTCGACCAGAGCGATGGACAAACCGTCCATTTGCTGCACGTCCTCTATAACCATATCTACCATTTCCCATCACTCCAAAATCCGGGTTTGAATCGTATTCCTCTAACATTCTCTCTGTCAGCTCGCCTTCATGGATTTTGTTCGGAATTTTAATCTCCTTCATGTACTCAGTTTCCAGACAAGCTTTCATGGTTTCCGCCACAAAGTATTTCATCTGCATAGCATCTTTCAAAACATCTACAGCCTCGCCAAAACATTTCCGATCAATGTGATCGTACCCCTTCGCTGCCATGCACTCAATATCCTGTTTAGCAATATCTTCAATCTTCTTAATCAATTCATGCATACCGACACCTCCTAGCACTCACGCTCTACAATAAGCGTTAAATTTTCAACTTCGATTGCCTGGGTGTTGGGATTGGTTATTGCCAAGTTTACCTGGCACTTCCCAGCGCAAACAATTTCTTCAAAAGAGACATTAAAGAAATTTTCTACTGCTGCCGGAGTAACCGTTGCAAGGGATGTCTGTAACACCTCTCCATTTAATGATAATCCAAGCGAAATCGCTCCAACTGTTCCGCCAGTTGGAATAGCTATATTTGCCTTTCCATATACTCTATATCTCGCAGGATTACAGTCGTTTCCGCTATTTGCCACACAAACCAGACCAGAACCTGCACGATGATTTACACATCTACTTTTAACAGGATCTTCTAACAACACTGCATTCTGCCCAGCCGCTATCCTCTGAACAAACGGGCTTGTAAATTCAGCCATATTCTTTATCTCCTTTCCAATGAAGAAAAGGGATAAACTTACCACGTCTACCCCTTTTCGTTATTTTCGCAAGACTACTTAGGTGTAGATATGGAACTTTGCGTTTCCAACATGCTTATTATTTTTTTGTTCTGTCTGATAATCGTTTCCAGATATTTAGAATTTTGTTTCTGTAATTCCTCAATAATATCAGTATTACTTGCATCGTCCGCAGCCCACAAGAATGTCATAAGCTGCAAAACTGTGTCATAAATCTGGAGATTATCAAACAACTGCTGATTTCTCATTAGCAGCCGCAAGTCCCGCATCCGCACCCTGTATAAGCGTATGGGTTAGGAACCGTATAAGCCGGAATAGGAGCCGGGCTGCGTAAAGCATTAACGATATTCGTCGTCTGATTTGCGTTAGCAAGCTGAAGCTGCGCGGACTGAAGTTCAGTCTGGAGAGAAGAAATCTTGTCCTGAGTAATCAGGTCAACGATTCTCTGTGTTCCTGCGTTCTGTGCATCAATCACATCTCTAAATCCATTGCAAAGCTGACTCTGGAGAGCGTTTGCGTTCTGATTCATGGTGTTCTGTAAGCTATTGGTCTGCATTGCGATATTATAGGAAATTTCGCCCTGCCCCTGTTTTAAATCACAGCAGCAATTTGCCATCTGTGTTGCAATAGAGTTAAATCCCTGCTGCACACCATTAAATCCGTTACACAAAGACTGTTCGATTCCAAACTGTCCATCACGGATTCCTGTCAGGCGATCGTTGAACCCCTGTCCCTGGAAACCCTCAAACATTTCGGCTCTGGTTAAAGCACCATTCGCGGAAGGTGTATTAAATCCACCACCATTTCCACCCCAGCCTCCGCCGAAGCCTCCCCAGCCGAACAGGCAGAACAGAAGAATAATCCAAATCCATTCTCCGCCCCATCCAAAGCCATCATTACAGCCACGGTTATTAGTGTTGCCAGTTAAAACTGCAACATCACTCGCTGATAATCCCTCACTCATCATAGAGATTACCTCCTTATTGATTTTTATATTTACAAAATCAAAAGTTCCGCGGCTCTTTTAATTGTTGTAGCGATTTAATTTATTTCATTCCAAACTGATTTTTTATCTGATTCATCATTTGATCTATATCAACATTCTTTTCTTTCCCAAGATTCCTACAAAGCTGTTCTAAGCCTTTGGAATCTCCTTTTTCCATCATCTGTAAAGCATTTGACATCACAGGATTATTTCCGGCCTGTTGTTTCATCATGTTTATAAGCATTTGACGAGGGTTTCCTCCATTTTTCATCATTTGCATAAGTTGCATCGGGTTAAATTGCATATTCATCATTTCTGATTACCTCCCCTCTGCACTTTAGGAGATTCTATCGGTGTAATCATCTGTTTAATCTCAGATAGTTCTCCGCCAATTCCCTGTAATATCTCTGCTTTAACTTGTCCAAGCATAGAATTAAGCATCTGAATATCAACATACGATTGATCTTCCTTTTGCTTTTCATCTTCCGGCTGAACTGCCTTATATGTAATAATCTGACTTGTTCCATCTGCCATAAGCCTTTTTACATATACTTCTGACAAATCGGATTTTGGATAAAAGGTAGGCTGGCCGCTCATGTCAACATTCTTCGCCTTTACCACGTCCAGGCCATCCACAATTTCTCCATTCAGACCAGGAGTTTGAGCCTGCTGAACAGGTTGGTTATATAACTGTTGCTGATTATACTGTGTCTGCATCTGAGCCAATCTGTCATATTGCGGTTGTAAAGGATTATACTGTTGATATCCTCCATACTGTGGCTGATATCCGAAGTTTTGATATGTCGGAAATGGTTGCATAACGTTTTCCTCCCCTGTCTTTATGATTTAATTTTAAATGACGGGACCGTTATTCACCATTCCATAAAACTGTCACATTTCTATCACCAATATGTCATTTCCAATTTTCTGAAATTCCTCTATAATATTTAGGTGCTGTTTTGATGATCTTTGTTTTCATCGTTCGATTTATTCTGTTAATAGTGCTAACGCTACAATTCATTTTTTCTGCTACTTCTTCCAATGGAATTTTACTATTTCTATACAAAAAGAGGGAGCGCTCCCTTTCATCAAAGTTTGCCTCCCTCAAATAAAAATCAATTTCTTCTTTTATAAATTCCTTATAAAAATTTCTTTTTAAATCCATTCCACTTCCCTCCCTGAAATGGAATCTAGCTACATCGGAAAAACACCGCTTGCGATAAATCCTATTAACGCTCCGATTATTCCTGTCAAAACACTTGTAGCAATCGTTTCATATCTTTTCCCAGGTTTTTCCATAAGAACCTTAACATTACCGCTGATTTCGTCTAATTTCTCATTAATGTGCTCCCTGTCGCTTTTAGAAGAAATCATGTCTTTCTCAACATCTTCCAGTCGATTAAAAAACTCTTTATGATCTTTAGAGTTCTTATCTCTAAATTCCTTAAAATCTTCTTCGATTTTTTTTAATCGGTGTTCATTCACGCAATTATTTTCACATCCCATTTAAACACCTCTTCTTTTTCTTCTCTCCCTTTTTTAATTTTGCCAACTCCCCAACCACACTCATTGTTGGCACCCTGCGATTAAAGCGGGAGGGAATTACCTTAACCACGCACCGGC
Proteins encoded in this window:
- a CDS encoding Bro-N domain-containing protein, which gives rise to MVSIFEERNVRIICSKNRSEIWFSAIDVGEELGIANIRDTLRNIDRSEKKKFTNEMISGVGVFYTRNFNSPLNNYGETFVSEEAVYNMAFRSNKPEAKLFTKWVTKVLKQIRVNGFYVLDGKGEERLKTREETKKVRRMETDTIKKYVEYAKSQGSTHADMYYQNFTKLVQNCLGIEAGRRDDLDQKTLLRLKSLETLIDMRLENLLKTDIPYKDMYEDVKELIRSI
- a CDS encoding phage holin → MQINDKVYNILKYVAQIALPALGTLYFALAGIWGFPYGEEIVGTITAVDTFLGVLLGISAATYSRKNQAIDNKETK